The Metabacillus litoralis genome contains a region encoding:
- a CDS encoding DUF5667 domain-containing protein, which yields MLTSIRNVLSTSVLVSALAFTLGTGPAFAETDGPVEEEATEQVEQTSEQNVETVESGDETEAVNEEAVETEGETEAVDQEAVETDELELETSTPSLLPGDFFYFTKKLLENVQLAFTLDEEKEASLLASFAEERIKEALALIAKGEEEAANEVLQKAIEQQESALAKYETTENEEQEETQTDSVDEEPSAETTVEEDGTADSLRAELEEKLSANIIALKAAIEKIENPKAKEALQKNIVKAQEKLEEKINKKLAELEKKELEMTEDIVELEEKLSSGEIDEEEYNKELAELSKDVVEETEEMIEEIDEEIEEKTTEIENESKQVSVEEDNEEEEKEKSSSKELESKVEEQKREELKKQEEAREKAEEREREALKKQEEARKKAEEREREELKKQEEARKKAEEREREELKKQEEARKKAEEREREELKKQEEARKKAEERKKKEQEDEEDEEEEEDEDE from the coding sequence ATGTTGACAAGTATTCGAAATGTTTTATCAACAAGTGTTTTGGTTTCAGCACTAGCGTTTACTCTAGGAACAGGACCTGCATTTGCAGAAACAGATGGTCCAGTAGAAGAGGAAGCAACTGAACAAGTAGAACAAACTTCTGAACAGAATGTGGAAACAGTGGAATCTGGAGATGAGACTGAAGCGGTAAACGAGGAAGCAGTAGAAACAGAAGGTGAAACTGAAGCAGTAGACCAGGAAGCAGTAGAAACAGACGAATTAGAATTGGAAACGAGTACACCATCGCTACTTCCGGGTGATTTCTTCTATTTTACTAAAAAACTATTAGAAAATGTTCAATTGGCTTTTACATTAGATGAAGAGAAGGAAGCATCATTGCTTGCTAGCTTTGCAGAAGAACGGATTAAAGAGGCGTTAGCTTTAATTGCGAAGGGTGAAGAGGAAGCAGCCAATGAGGTTCTTCAAAAAGCGATCGAGCAACAAGAATCTGCATTAGCAAAATATGAAACGACTGAAAATGAAGAACAAGAAGAAACTCAAACAGACTCTGTTGATGAGGAGCCATCAGCTGAAACAACTGTTGAGGAAGATGGAACGGCAGATTCTCTTCGTGCTGAACTAGAAGAAAAACTATCAGCAAACATTATTGCCTTAAAGGCTGCAATAGAAAAGATAGAAAACCCAAAGGCTAAAGAGGCACTTCAGAAAAATATTGTAAAGGCACAGGAAAAGTTAGAGGAAAAAATAAACAAAAAATTAGCTGAGCTAGAGAAGAAAGAGCTTGAAATGACTGAAGATATAGTTGAGTTAGAAGAAAAGCTTTCTTCTGGAGAAATTGATGAAGAAGAGTATAACAAAGAGCTTGCAGAACTAAGCAAGGATGTTGTTGAAGAAACAGAAGAAATGATAGAAGAGATTGATGAAGAAATCGAAGAAAAGACTACGGAGATAGAAAATGAAAGTAAACAGGTATCTGTAGAAGAAGATAACGAAGAAGAGGAAAAAGAAAAGTCTTCTAGTAAAGAGCTTGAGAGTAAAGTGGAAGAACAAAAACGAGAAGAGCTGAAGAAGCAAGAAGAAGCACGTGAGAAAGCGGAAGAACGTGAGCGAGAAGCGTTGAAGAAGCAAGAAGAAGCACGTAAGAAGGCGGAAGAACGTGAGCGAGAAGAGCTGAAGAAGCAAGAAGAAGCACGTAAGAAAGCAGAAGAACGTGAGCGAGAAGAGTTAAAGAAGCAAGAAGAAGCACGTAAGAAAGCGGAAGAACGTGAGCGAGAAGAGTTAAAGAAGCAAGAAGAAGCACGTAAAAAAGCAGAAGAGCGTAAAAAGAAAGAACAAGAAGATGAAGAAGATGAAGAAGAAGAAGAAGATGAAGATGAGTAA
- a CDS encoding pyruvate, water dikinase regulatory protein: MNEKDIVYVLSDSLGDTAELLVKTVAAQFIGTEVTIKTISYIENKEEINDLIALAKLSNSIIAYALFTPLLKKHFDHKANEEDVTVIDLIGPLLETFANKLNKQPVQKPSIIEGPDNSYFRRIEAIEFAVQYDDGKDMRGIKEADIVLIGVSRTLKTPLSMYLAHKMVKVANIPLVPEVSPPEELFKLSKGKCFGLTMSAEKLREIRVERLKHLGLSSDSSYAKIERIQEELQYAEDIMGKVGCSIINLSCKAIEEAAEFIIGNLADSKIEYTTS; the protein is encoded by the coding sequence GTGAATGAAAAAGACATTGTCTATGTTCTATCTGATTCACTGGGTGATACAGCAGAGCTGTTGGTCAAAACTGTTGCTGCCCAATTTATCGGAACAGAGGTTACCATTAAAACAATCTCCTATATAGAAAATAAGGAAGAAATAAATGATCTGATTGCTCTCGCGAAGCTAAGCAACTCTATCATTGCCTATGCACTCTTTACTCCGCTATTAAAAAAGCATTTTGATCATAAAGCGAATGAAGAAGACGTTACGGTGATTGACTTAATTGGTCCACTATTGGAGACCTTTGCAAATAAGCTTAATAAACAACCAGTACAAAAACCAAGTATAATAGAAGGACCTGATAACTCCTATTTTCGTAGAATTGAAGCCATTGAATTTGCTGTGCAATATGACGATGGAAAGGATATGCGTGGAATCAAGGAGGCGGATATCGTTCTCATCGGTGTTTCAAGAACTTTAAAGACACCATTGTCGATGTATTTGGCTCATAAAATGGTTAAGGTAGCAAATATCCCATTAGTCCCTGAGGTTTCTCCTCCTGAAGAACTTTTTAAGCTATCAAAAGGAAAATGCTTCGGGTTAACGATGTCAGCCGAGAAACTAAGAGAAATAAGGGTAGAAAGATTGAAGCATTTAGGGTTATCTTCGGACTCAAGTTATGCAAAAATTGAACGGATTCAGGAAGAATTACAATATGCTGAAGACATTATGGGAAAAGTAGGTTGTTCAATAATAAATCTTTCTTGTAAGGCAATAGAGGAAGCTGCAGAATTCATTATAGGAAATCTAGCGGATTCTAAGATCGAATATACAACAAGCTAA
- a CDS encoding phosphocarrier protein HPr, translating into MVEKTYTIIDEAGIHARPSTALVGAATKFKSEVMLEYKEKQVNLKSIMGVMSLGIPSGATIKIIANGEDESEVISTLEETLKTQGLAK; encoded by the coding sequence ATGGTAGAAAAAACGTATACAATCATTGATGAAGCAGGTATTCACGCACGTCCGTCAACAGCCCTAGTTGGTGCAGCAACAAAATTCAAGTCAGAGGTTATGCTAGAATACAAAGAAAAACAAGTAAACCTAAAATCTATAATGGGTGTCATGTCACTCGGAATCCCATCAGGCGCAACAATAAAAATTATTGCCAACGGCGAAGACGAATCAGAAGTAATCTCTACTCTTGAAGAAACGTTGAAGACTCAGGGGTTAGCGAAGTAG
- a CDS encoding sugar-binding transcriptional regulator encodes MSFFEDRRLLVKVAHMYYEEGATQSQIADEIGVSRSLISKYLAKARELGIVEIIIHDETIHPFRQLEGKIERMYGLREVVCVPNLGNESSKSRLGAAASKYLLRVIRDGQTIGISSGTTLHEVAKALPTNQHFPSVTFVPIVGGMGNERVDIHANHIVAKFAESLQAQYRLLHAPVMVDSKEARDIFMRQTSIQEIFTMGEKSNIAIVGIGATPEHSTMVHSYLGQEQTEYFDDTDVVGDICYNFINKEGKPSSSSWNERVISLELEKLREIPLVVGVACGLEKVKSIRAALEGKLVHVLITDEQTAKALLD; translated from the coding sequence TTGTCCTTTTTTGAAGATAGAAGATTACTTGTAAAAGTGGCTCACATGTATTACGAGGAAGGAGCGACCCAATCTCAAATTGCTGATGAGATTGGGGTTAGCCGCTCATTGATCTCAAAATACCTTGCAAAAGCAAGAGAGCTAGGAATTGTAGAAATTATCATTCATGATGAAACGATTCATCCTTTCAGACAGCTGGAAGGAAAGATCGAGCGCATGTACGGGTTACGTGAAGTAGTATGTGTGCCGAATCTAGGGAATGAATCTTCCAAAAGCCGTCTCGGTGCTGCGGCTAGTAAATATCTGTTAAGAGTGATTCGTGATGGTCAGACAATTGGAATCTCTTCAGGAACCACTTTACATGAGGTGGCTAAAGCGCTTCCAACAAATCAGCATTTTCCATCTGTTACATTTGTACCAATCGTAGGTGGAATGGGAAATGAGCGAGTGGATATCCACGCTAATCATATTGTGGCAAAGTTTGCAGAAAGCCTACAAGCTCAATACAGACTTTTGCATGCCCCGGTTATGGTTGATTCTAAAGAAGCCCGTGACATTTTCATGAGACAAACATCCATTCAAGAAATTTTTACGATGGGTGAAAAGTCTAATATTGCCATCGTAGGGATTGGAGCTACACCTGAGCATTCAACGATGGTTCATTCGTATTTAGGTCAAGAGCAAACCGAGTATTTTGATGATACAGATGTGGTAGGCGATATTTGCTACAACTTTATTAACAAAGAAGGAAAACCATCAAGCAGCTCTTGGAACGAACGAGTGATTTCATTAGAATTAGAAAAACTAAGAGAAATACCTCTTGTTGTTGGCGTAGCTTGTGGTCTAGAGAAGGTAAAATCGATTAGAGCTGCTTTGGAAGGCAAGCTTGTTCATGTGTTAATAACAGATGAACAAACAGCAAAAGCACTATTAGATTAA
- a CDS encoding PTS glucitol/sorbitol transporter subunit IIA, with translation MYKSIVKEVGALALSFEEDKVCILFGPQAPQELKEVSIIHELEGNSSAEPITVGGTFQVDDEEFTITAVGSAANNNLKELGHISIYFSEPNEEVLPGAVFASPFKLPQFKDGSVIEFKG, from the coding sequence GTGTATAAAAGTATCGTAAAAGAAGTTGGAGCATTAGCCTTATCATTTGAAGAAGATAAAGTTTGTATTTTATTTGGTCCACAAGCACCACAAGAGCTAAAAGAAGTGTCTATTATTCATGAACTTGAAGGAAATAGTTCTGCTGAACCAATTACAGTTGGTGGAACGTTCCAAGTAGATGATGAAGAATTTACAATCACAGCAGTTGGTTCTGCTGCAAACAATAACTTAAAAGAGCTTGGTCATATTTCCATCTATTTTTCAGAGCCAAATGAAGAGGTTCTTCCGGGTGCAGTTTTCGCAAGCCCTTTTAAACTTCCTCAGTTCAAAGATGGAAGCGTTATTGAATTCAAGGGGTAA
- the srlE gene encoding PTS glucitol/sorbitol transporter subunit IIB, with protein sequence MSQRAVFVDKGPGGWGTGLRIEPQGKKVKVVSITGGGIHPVAKRIAELSGTEAVDGFKNSVPEDEMMCVIIDCGGTARIGLYPMKRIPTVDILASSPSGPLAKHIKEDIFVSGVTEKEIKVADESEVAAGQESAAAEAKFDTSDKESFKENYEKLKQENRESNDNFLMRFSRGIGKVTGTFYQAGRDSIDMLIKNIIPFMAFVSMLIGIINYTGIGDVIANLMTPLAGSLWGLIIIVIICTLPFLSPVLGPGAVIAQVIGVLIGTQIAAGNIPPQFALPALFAINGQVGADFVPVGLSLGEAKPETVQYGVPAVLYSRLITGVLAVVIAYVASFGMYE encoded by the coding sequence ATGTCACAACGAGCTGTTTTTGTTGATAAAGGTCCAGGCGGTTGGGGAACTGGTCTTCGCATTGAGCCACAAGGAAAAAAAGTAAAGGTTGTTTCAATAACAGGGGGAGGCATTCACCCTGTTGCAAAGAGAATAGCAGAATTATCTGGAACAGAAGCTGTAGACGGATTTAAAAACTCAGTTCCAGAGGATGAAATGATGTGTGTTATTATTGACTGTGGTGGAACAGCAAGAATTGGTCTTTACCCAATGAAGCGTATTCCAACAGTTGATATTCTAGCATCGTCTCCTTCAGGTCCGCTTGCTAAACATATTAAAGAAGATATCTTTGTATCGGGTGTAACTGAGAAAGAAATTAAAGTAGCAGATGAATCTGAGGTTGCTGCAGGTCAAGAAAGCGCAGCAGCAGAAGCAAAGTTTGATACTAGTGATAAAGAAAGCTTTAAAGAAAACTATGAAAAATTAAAGCAAGAAAATCGTGAAAGTAACGACAATTTCTTAATGAGATTTTCAAGAGGAATTGGAAAAGTAACAGGAACTTTCTATCAAGCAGGCCGTGATTCAATTGACATGCTGATTAAAAATATCATTCCTTTCATGGCATTTGTTAGTATGTTAATTGGGATTATTAACTACACTGGAATCGGTGATGTGATTGCTAACTTGATGACGCCACTTGCTGGTTCACTTTGGGGATTAATTATCATCGTGATCATTTGTACATTGCCATTTCTATCACCAGTTCTTGGACCTGGTGCCGTTATCGCCCAAGTTATTGGGGTTTTAATCGGTACACAAATTGCTGCTGGTAATATTCCACCACAGTTTGCGTTACCTGCGTTATTTGCAATCAATGGTCAAGTAGGTGCTGACTTCGTACCAGTTGGGTTATCACTTGGTGAAGCAAAGCCTGAAACCGTTCAATATGGTGTTCCTGCGGTATTATACAGCCGTTTAATTACAGGAGTTTTAGCAGTTGTAATCGCTTATGTTGCTAGTTTTGGAATGTATGAGTAA
- the srlA gene encoding PTS glucitol/sorbitol transporter subunit IIC yields MEWIQWFGEHFIGLFDAGGETFMGLLTGIVPTLVVLLTFTYAMIKFVGEERVNKAIQFAAKYTILRYTLMPILSILLLTNPMAYTFGRFLPEKQKPAFYDSLVSFLHPVTALFPYANAGELFVYLGIANGLAQAGYSMSELAVRYFLVGIVIILMRGVITELITKYLARKMEANS; encoded by the coding sequence ATGGAATGGATTCAATGGTTTGGAGAACATTTTATCGGTTTATTTGATGCCGGTGGAGAAACATTTATGGGGTTATTAACAGGGATTGTCCCAACCTTGGTTGTTTTATTAACATTCACTTATGCAATGATTAAATTTGTTGGAGAAGAACGCGTAAACAAAGCCATTCAGTTTGCGGCAAAATATACAATTTTACGTTATACATTAATGCCGATTTTATCGATCTTATTACTAACAAATCCGATGGCCTATACATTTGGGCGATTTTTACCAGAAAAACAAAAACCAGCGTTTTATGATTCATTAGTTTCATTTTTACATCCTGTAACAGCACTATTTCCATATGCAAATGCAGGGGAGCTGTTTGTTTATTTAGGAATTGCAAACGGTCTTGCACAGGCTGGTTATTCTATGTCAGAGCTAGCTGTTCGCTATTTCTTAGTAGGTATCGTCATTATACTCATGCGCGGTGTGATTACAGAGCTTATTACAAAATATCTTGCCAGAAAAATGGAAGCGAATTCTTAA
- a CDS encoding transcriptional regulator GutM: MKIAIILCCLLVIQYVLTFIQVRYYRKSMDKIISRYKQKEGYYLFSGMERRQFRPGAIAMIVVNNEYMIQECYIVNGFSVLSKFKELEMYKGQHVGAVLDSVQVDSGDKKRKRKQMPAISAALAKAAESALLSISKKNISMG; the protein is encoded by the coding sequence ATGAAAATTGCCATTATTCTTTGCTGCTTATTAGTGATTCAATATGTACTAACGTTTATACAAGTAAGATATTATCGCAAAAGTATGGATAAGATTATAAGTCGTTATAAACAAAAAGAAGGCTATTATTTATTCTCAGGTATGGAAAGAAGACAGTTCAGACCTGGTGCAATTGCGATGATCGTTGTAAATAACGAATATATGATTCAAGAGTGCTATATTGTAAATGGTTTTTCAGTTCTATCTAAGTTTAAAGAGTTGGAGATGTATAAAGGTCAACATGTAGGTGCGGTTCTGGACAGTGTTCAAGTTGATTCTGGAGACAAGAAAAGAAAGCGTAAACAAATGCCTGCAATCAGTGCAGCTCTTGCAAAGGCTGCTGAGAGTGCATTGTTATCAATATCAAAGAAAAATATATCTATGGGTTAA
- a CDS encoding NAD(P)H-dependent oxidoreductase: MSIYQKLLERERANEPIRVGVIGAGQMGFGMIAQISTIPGMSVAGISDINLDAAKRAEDFYLSRISKKEQIVVTNDFKEVIHSPNVEVIVDATGIPEVGANISLEALVAKKHLVLLNVEVDITIGSIMHQQFKNAGLVYSGSAGDEPAATVELFEFAKTMGMEVLVAGKGKNNKLKVTANPDTAKEEAAQKKMSAHMLAAFQDGTKTMAEMNLLSNAIGFVPDVVGMHGIAGDLDSVVSDLDLKERGGVLNNYGVVEYVDGLAPGVFVIVKGQNEGVQHELNYLLKVGDRDHHILYRPYHLASLETPISIAKAVLEHDSSIHPLGAPISDTVAVAKKDIKAGEALDGIGGYCVRGVLETHQELKRNGHIPIGLISGNVVAKKDIKEGQFLTEEDVELDHSTTVWKLRSLQDRLFPTE, translated from the coding sequence ATGTCAATTTATCAGAAGTTACTTGAAAGAGAAAGAGCAAACGAACCAATTAGAGTCGGAGTAATCGGAGCAGGACAAATGGGATTTGGTATGATTGCACAAATTTCAACAATCCCAGGTATGAGTGTGGCGGGAATCAGTGATATTAACTTAGATGCAGCAAAAAGAGCAGAAGATTTTTATTTATCACGAATTTCTAAAAAAGAACAAATTGTTGTAACAAATGATTTTAAAGAAGTGATTCACTCTCCAAATGTAGAAGTAATCGTAGATGCGACGGGTATTCCAGAAGTTGGAGCAAATATTTCTCTAGAAGCATTAGTAGCGAAAAAGCATCTTGTTCTATTAAACGTAGAAGTGGACATCACAATTGGCTCAATCATGCATCAACAATTTAAAAATGCTGGATTAGTTTACAGCGGGTCTGCAGGCGATGAGCCAGCGGCAACAGTTGAGCTTTTTGAATTCGCGAAAACAATGGGTATGGAAGTACTTGTTGCAGGTAAAGGGAAAAACAACAAATTAAAAGTAACAGCAAATCCTGATACAGCTAAAGAAGAAGCAGCTCAAAAGAAAATGTCTGCACATATGCTAGCAGCATTCCAAGATGGTACAAAAACAATGGCTGAAATGAACTTATTATCAAATGCGATTGGCTTTGTTCCAGACGTAGTTGGTATGCACGGGATCGCAGGAGATCTTGATTCAGTTGTAAGCGATTTAGATCTTAAAGAACGAGGCGGAGTTTTAAACAACTATGGTGTAGTTGAATATGTAGATGGTTTAGCTCCTGGGGTATTTGTTATTGTTAAAGGACAAAATGAAGGTGTACAACATGAGTTAAACTACTTATTGAAAGTTGGCGACCGTGATCACCATATTCTATATCGTCCATATCACTTAGCAAGCCTTGAAACACCAATTTCAATTGCGAAAGCGGTATTAGAGCATGATTCATCTATTCATCCATTAGGTGCACCAATTTCTGATACAGTGGCAGTAGCGAAAAAAGATATCAAAGCTGGTGAAGCATTAGATGGTATCGGTGGTTATTGCGTACGTGGTGTTCTTGAAACACACCAAGAACTAAAACGTAACGGTCATATTCCAATTGGTTTAATCAGTGGAAATGTAGTGGCGAAGAAAGATATCAAAGAAGGTCAATTCTTAACAGAAGAAGACGTAGAACTAGACCACTCTACAACTGTTTGGAAGTTAAGATCACTTCAAGATCGCCTGTTTCCTACTGAATAA
- a CDS encoding NUDIX domain-containing protein: MNRKDYYYDKNAPEPKTIVPAVSAVIINKTNQILLQERVDNEKWSLPGGGMDPGENVEQAIIREVKEETGLDVKVIKLTGIYSDPNHVIAYEDGEVRQQFSICFSCEVTGGTLVTSHESKRVAFVSLSELDSLNMHITQKIRIRDAQNNQSEAYIR; encoded by the coding sequence GTGAATAGAAAAGACTATTATTATGATAAAAATGCGCCAGAGCCTAAAACAATTGTTCCTGCTGTTTCTGCAGTCATTATTAATAAAACCAATCAGATATTACTTCAAGAACGTGTTGATAATGAGAAATGGTCACTACCTGGAGGTGGCATGGATCCAGGGGAAAATGTGGAGCAAGCAATTATAAGGGAAGTTAAAGAAGAAACTGGCTTAGATGTTAAAGTCATAAAGCTCACGGGTATCTATAGTGATCCCAATCATGTGATTGCATACGAAGATGGTGAAGTGAGGCAACAATTTTCTATCTGCTTTTCATGTGAGGTAACAGGGGGAACATTGGTCACAAGTCATGAGTCAAAGCGTGTAGCATTTGTTTCTTTAAGTGAACTCGATTCATTAAATATGCACATCACCCAAAAGATACGGATCCGGGATGCACAAAACAATCAATCAGAGGCATATATTCGTTAA
- a CDS encoding bh protein, translating to MKVSEMHAKLYCLSCNDDTSHVITYVNSKINGIQCEECHRTQALKMNLVKEFQKEVYERISTKPVRITQEYKEDLSKLLASLPIRILSKPYRLMRYLNETRKVFKLYRDKEG from the coding sequence ATGAAGGTTTCTGAAATGCACGCAAAACTGTATTGCCTTTCATGTAATGACGACACGTCCCATGTCATCACTTACGTTAATAGCAAAATAAACGGAATTCAATGTGAAGAATGTCACCGTACACAAGCGTTAAAAATGAATCTTGTTAAAGAATTTCAAAAAGAAGTGTATGAGCGAATTTCCACAAAGCCTGTGAGAATCACTCAGGAGTATAAAGAAGATTTAAGCAAATTATTAGCAAGCCTGCCAATTCGAATATTGAGTAAGCCATACCGACTTATGCGCTATTTGAATGAGACTCGGAAGGTGTTTAAGTTGTATAGAGATAAGGAGGGGTAA
- a CDS encoding endo alpha-1,4 polygalactosaminidase yields MLTRKVLGLCVVFLICSSTVGSISKSIGMPNPLNNMKSYKVFYDEPTKQIISQMAAYDVVIVEPLYYTKELVKEIQAKGVQLYAYVSVMESDSWNKNRMSKIKKEDYYYKNGKKVYFEEWDSYLMNLTSKHYQNVLFEEIEQQGIDKGFNGIFLDTVGDIDDQFYYTNKAEYKKQAKSFVLLMERVIKKHGDISFIQNWGINLFRDYTHTYMDGMMWEDFEPRNISNDDWAKDRLKDLKTLQKKQDFKVLTLSFSDGSRSKKLSSRYGFVHYHEAKSFNEW; encoded by the coding sequence TTGCTCACACGTAAAGTACTGGGATTGTGTGTTGTTTTCCTTATTTGTTCTTCAACAGTTGGGTCAATATCTAAATCAATTGGAATGCCTAATCCATTAAACAACATGAAATCATACAAGGTTTTTTATGATGAACCAACAAAACAGATTATAAGCCAAATGGCTGCTTATGATGTAGTGATTGTTGAACCTCTTTATTACACAAAGGAGCTTGTAAAAGAAATACAGGCAAAAGGGGTACAGCTTTATGCATATGTGTCTGTCATGGAATCTGATTCTTGGAACAAAAATCGTATGAGTAAAATTAAAAAGGAAGATTATTATTATAAAAATGGTAAAAAAGTTTATTTTGAAGAATGGGACTCATATTTAATGAATCTAACCTCTAAGCACTATCAAAATGTATTGTTTGAGGAAATTGAACAACAAGGAATTGATAAAGGGTTTAATGGGATCTTCCTAGATACTGTAGGAGACATTGATGATCAATTTTATTACACGAACAAAGCAGAATACAAAAAGCAGGCGAAAAGTTTTGTTTTGTTGATGGAACGAGTCATCAAAAAACATGGAGATATTTCTTTCATACAAAACTGGGGAATCAATCTGTTTCGAGATTACACCCATACCTACATGGACGGAATGATGTGGGAAGACTTTGAACCGAGAAACATTTCGAATGATGATTGGGCAAAGGACCGATTAAAAGATTTGAAAACTCTACAAAAGAAACAAGATTTCAAAGTGCTTACTTTGTCTTTTAGTGATGGTAGTCGAAGTAAGAAGCTTTCTAGTCGGTATGGATTCGTTCATTATCATGAAGCGAAGAGTTTTAATGAGTGGTAA
- the pelG gene encoding exopolysaccharide Pel transporter PelG translates to MAGIGFQLQKLFKEDYFSSRLKAYGFSVLVTSGPWLIIILSLSLTQWIIGNIPTFPIETRELLTISLSYCFIFSQLIFSVQQLTLTRYLADQLYEVKYERVIPSYLGLTKTSLLLAIILFFVFLILSPLPIYLELIIGMFFMIMLLIWNTFMFITALKDYKSVSTAFLLGGLVIVLGELALAFVLNFDKVSVFQGVSILYIPFILGMFLTLSILFVVLSRTFAYKGEERPLEYLTYVDYFPRFVVIGTLYTAGLWIANFVIWFGEGSSQLYDVFLFNRMYDVAVFWSYLTIIPTLMFFVISVETRFYDRYRSFYGYINEGGSLEQILRSKDRMITVLKEEVFRLLRNQGVVTVLFLICASWIGSWLNASPEFVPMLRLTIVGAYFNAMILVFQLLLLYFEDHKGAMIISVLFFGSILLLSIAFLPMGISGYGLSFCIGSIIAFIYSSLRLITFIKHVDYFAFTQGQMLQKAKLFVPLVKKLYKY, encoded by the coding sequence ATGGCTGGAATCGGATTTCAGTTACAAAAACTGTTTAAAGAAGATTATTTTTCTTCTAGGCTTAAAGCATATGGCTTTTCTGTGCTTGTTACATCAGGTCCATGGCTTATTATTATTCTTTCCCTTTCTTTAACACAGTGGATCATTGGAAACATTCCTACTTTTCCGATTGAAACAAGGGAATTGCTGACAATCTCTTTATCTTATTGTTTCATTTTTTCACAGCTTATTTTTAGTGTGCAGCAGCTAACATTAACGCGTTATTTGGCTGATCAATTATACGAAGTGAAATATGAACGAGTGATTCCATCTTATCTTGGATTAACCAAAACCTCTTTGCTGTTAGCGATCATTTTATTTTTTGTATTTTTGATTCTGTCGCCATTACCTATTTATCTAGAGTTGATTATCGGGATGTTTTTTATGATCATGCTTCTAATCTGGAACACATTTATGTTTATTACTGCTCTAAAAGATTATAAAAGTGTTTCAACAGCATTTTTACTCGGAGGACTCGTGATTGTACTAGGTGAACTTGCTCTTGCTTTTGTTTTAAATTTTGATAAAGTTTCAGTCTTTCAAGGGGTAAGCATCTTGTATATCCCGTTCATTTTAGGGATGTTTTTAACTTTGAGTATTTTATTTGTTGTGCTTTCCAGAACCTTTGCCTACAAAGGGGAGGAACGCCCACTTGAGTACTTAACGTATGTGGACTATTTTCCAAGGTTCGTCGTAATCGGTACACTGTACACGGCTGGTTTATGGATAGCAAACTTTGTGATATGGTTCGGAGAAGGTTCGAGTCAGTTGTACGATGTGTTTTTATTTAATCGAATGTATGATGTTGCTGTATTTTGGTCATATTTAACGATCATCCCAACACTTATGTTCTTTGTCATTTCGGTCGAAACTAGATTTTATGATCGATATCGGAGTTTTTACGGATATATAAACGAGGGTGGAAGCTTAGAGCAAATTCTTCGTTCAAAGGATAGAATGATCACAGTCTTAAAGGAAGAAGTTTTTCGCTTATTGAGAAATCAGGGGGTTGTGACTGTTCTGTTTTTAATTTGTGCTAGTTGGATTGGTTCATGGTTAAATGCGAGTCCTGAATTTGTTCCGATGTTACGTCTAACAATCGTAGGTGCCTATTTTAACGCTATGATTTTAGTTTTTCAGCTTTTATTGCTTTACTTTGAAGATCATAAAGGAGCAATGATTATCTCTGTCTTGTTTTTTGGAAGTATTTTGCTTCTATCGATTGCGTTTTTACCAATGGGAATAAGTGGATACGGATTAAGCTTTTGTATCGGTTCAATCATTGCCTTTATCTATTCTTCTCTTCGGTTAATCACATTTATAAAACATGTTGACTATTTTGCATTTACCCAGGGACAAATGCTTCAAAAAGCAAAACTGTTTGTTCCACTTGTGAAAAAATTGTACAAGTATTAG